The proteins below come from a single Zea mays cultivar B73 chromosome 8, Zm-B73-REFERENCE-NAM-5.0, whole genome shotgun sequence genomic window:
- the LOC100282127 gene encoding senescence-associated protein, which yields MLRGGSSVLGIINFITFLISIPILGGGIWLASRANSTDCIRFLQWPIIIVGLVLMVISLMGFAGACYRQTWLLRLYLFAMFFVVLALLFFIVFAFAVTDRGDGQVVMNRRFPEYQLSDYGGWLRDRVADPQYWATISACLRDGHACAGMRRLARDPNTGMLVPETSTMFYGRNLSPIQSGCCKPPTSCAFSYMNETYWTQNPSVPTVTNDPDCKRWSNDQQTLCFQCDSCKAGVLAGIKKSWRKVAVLNIVVLIILVIVYVAGCAAFRNAKRIENGEAVGMARMTKSHPSRFQF from the exons ATGCTGCGCGGGGGCTCGAGCGTGCTGGGGATCATCAACTTCATCACCTTCCTGATCTCGATCCCGATCCTGGGCGGCGGCATCTGGCTGGCGTCGCGGGCCAACTCCACCGACTGCATCCGCTTCCTGCAGTGGCCCATCATCATTGTGGGGCTCGTCCTCATGGTCATCTCCCTCATGGGCTTCGCCGGCGCCTGCTACCGCCAGACCTGGCTGCTCCGCCTCTACCTCTTCGCCATGTTCTTCGTCGTCCTCGCGCTTCTCTTCTTcatcgtcttcgccttcgccgtcaCCGACCGCGGCGACGGCCAGGTCGTCATGAACCGCCGCTTCCCCGAGTACCAGCTCTCCGACTACGGAGGCTGGCTCCGCGACCGCGTCGCCGACCCACAGTACTGGGCCACCATCAGCGCCTGCCTCCGCGACGGCCACGCCTGCGCCGGCATGAGGCGCCTCGCGCGGGACCCCAACACTGGCATGCTCGTGCCGGAGACGTCCACCATGTTCTACGGCCGCAACCTCTCCCCGATCCAG TCTGGATGCTGCAAGCCACCGACGTCATGTGCGTTCAGCTACATGAATGAGACGTACTGGACACAAAACCCCAGCGTCCCGACGGTGACCAACGACCCAGACTGCAAAAGGTGGAGCAACGACCAGCAGACGCTGTGCTTCCAGTGCGACTCGTGCAAGGCTGGCGTCCTCGCGGGCATCAAGAAGAGCTGGCGCAAGGTGGCCGTCCTGAACATCGTGGTGCTGATTATCCTTGTGATCGTCTACGTCGCGGGCTGCGCCGCGTTCCGCAACGCGAAGAGGATCGAGAACGGCGAGGCGGTCGGCATGGCGCGGATGACCAAGTCCCATCCGAGCAGGTTCCAGTTCTAG